In a single window of the Deinococcus aetherius genome:
- a CDS encoding FAD-dependent oxidoreductase, translating into MNAPHVLIVGGGVAGAAVAYFAARLGTWVTVVDAGRHAASEVPSALLNPVRGQSGAVDERAVEGLRLTWALVETLAEAGHPIPHGRAGVLRPVPDGRARQKFERHLPPELPHTWLAPGEAPVPLAPGWEHALWLPEGGWLDGAAFTSGLLAVSGAEVVRGRALRWDARSVTLEDGRALRGDAVVWCGGSVGAGWAGEAATHRAGTLLTLDRPVTRVPVSFGAYLAPAGVGGVLGATFEAPASTWQAPTLPLRSLGWLLGKAEALTDTGGARVTGRWSGTRLSGLVAGRTPDGVWRLSGLGSKGFLLGPLLARHVSGDVVRAARV; encoded by the coding sequence GTGAACGCGCCTCACGTCCTCATCGTCGGGGGAGGAGTGGCGGGGGCGGCCGTGGCGTATTTCGCAGCCCGGCTCGGCACATGGGTGACTGTCGTGGACGCGGGGCGGCACGCGGCGAGTGAGGTGCCGTCCGCCCTGCTCAACCCGGTGCGCGGCCAGTCGGGCGCCGTGGACGAGCGCGCGGTGGAGGGGCTGCGGCTGACCTGGGCGCTCGTGGAGACGCTGGCGGAGGCCGGACACCCCATTCCCCACGGGCGGGCGGGCGTGCTGCGCCCCGTGCCGGATGGGAGGGCCCGCCAGAAATTCGAGCGTCACCTTCCCCCGGAGTTGCCCCACACCTGGCTCGCCCCGGGGGAGGCGCCCGTTCCCCTCGCCCCGGGGTGGGAGCACGCCCTGTGGCTGCCGGAGGGGGGCTGGCTCGACGGGGCGGCCTTCACGTCCGGGCTCCTGGCGGTGTCGGGGGCTGAAGTTGTGCGGGGGCGGGCCCTCCGCTGGGACGCGCGCTCCGTCACGCTGGAGGACGGGCGGGCTCTACGCGGTGATGCCGTCGTCTGGTGCGGCGGCAGCGTCGGGGCTGGCTGGGCGGGGGAGGCGGCCACCCACCGGGCCGGGACGTTGCTCACCCTCGACCGCCCTGTGACGCGGGTGCCCGTGAGCTTCGGGGCATACCTCGCTCCGGCGGGGGTCGGTGGCGTGCTCGGGGCGACCTTCGAGGCACCCGCTTCGACCTGGCAGGCTCCCACCCTCCCCCTGCGCTCGCTGGGCTGGCTGCTCGGGAAGGCGGAGGCGCTGACCGACACAGGCGGCGCGCGGGTGACGGGGCGGTGGAGCGGCACCCGGCTCTCCGGGCTCGTGGCGGGGAGAACGCCGGACGGGGTGTGGCGCCTCTCCGGGCTGGGGAGCAAGGGCTTCCTGCTCGGCCCCCTGCTCGCGCGTCACGTCTCGGGTGACGTGGTGCGCGCCGCGCGGGTGTGA
- a CDS encoding elongation factor G — protein sequence MPVRIVSLAAHSGAGKTTLSEALLMRSGALPRMGRIEDGTTQSDHTEAEKGHGFSITTGVLRLPHRGTDITLLDTPGYADFVREIRGGIRAADSALILVSAVSGVEVGTERVWATADRFATPRVVVISQMDRERANFHAVLADIRASLRGPVAAAFLPVGEGPHFRGVVDVLTANEDDLPGEMRAALREAREALVDAVVETDDDLMNRYLEGEELGADELRGAYLRAVHAGTLYPVLPVSAVTGVGVPELLDLLVDGLRSAFERGPLTGVDGQTREPTPDAPTSARVWRVSVDPFVGKLAYIRVWSGTIRPGDTLRNTTRGVDVKPAHLYVVSGKDLTEVPELSAGMIGVLTKLPDLHTGDTLADPANPIEYDPLVLPDPAHTVALFPRTRQDEDRLSAAVARLLDEDPTLTFTREPQTGELLLSGMGDMHASIAVEKLTGLGVNVDVRAPQIPYRETIRAASQAQGKHKKQSGGHGQYGDCHIQLEPGEGFAFRSAVVGGAIPGKYLPSIEKGVGDAMGRGPLAGYPMQDVHVTVTHGSYHDVDSSDLAFRTAGSLAFRGAVEGARPTLLEPVMLLRVRAPAGFTGDLIGDLQTRRARVQGMEPEGTVITVTAVVPQSELQTYSADLRSLTGDRGAFSVKFHGYQDLPDHLAKKVIEARKAAAG from the coding sequence GTGCCTGTTCGGATCGTGAGTCTTGCCGCGCACAGCGGCGCGGGTAAAACGACGCTCTCCGAGGCCCTGCTGATGAGGAGCGGGGCCCTGCCGCGCATGGGCCGCATTGAGGACGGCACCACCCAGAGTGACCACACCGAGGCCGAGAAGGGGCACGGCTTCTCCATCACCACGGGCGTGCTGCGGCTCCCCCACCGGGGCACCGACATCACCCTGCTCGACACGCCCGGCTACGCCGACTTCGTGCGCGAGATTCGCGGCGGCATCCGCGCGGCGGACTCGGCCCTGATCCTGGTGAGCGCGGTGAGCGGCGTCGAGGTCGGCACCGAGCGGGTGTGGGCCACCGCCGACCGCTTCGCCACGCCGAGAGTCGTCGTGATCTCGCAGATGGACCGCGAGCGGGCGAACTTCCACGCCGTCCTCGCCGACATCCGCGCGAGCCTGCGGGGCCCCGTCGCGGCCGCCTTCCTCCCCGTGGGCGAGGGGCCGCACTTTCGCGGCGTGGTGGACGTGCTGACGGCGAACGAGGACGACCTTCCCGGCGAGATGCGGGCGGCGCTGCGCGAGGCGAGAGAGGCGCTCGTGGACGCCGTCGTCGAGACCGACGACGACCTGATGAACCGCTACCTGGAGGGCGAGGAACTCGGCGCGGACGAGCTGCGCGGGGCCTACCTGCGGGCTGTTCACGCGGGCACCCTCTACCCGGTCCTCCCCGTGAGCGCCGTCACGGGCGTGGGGGTCCCCGAACTCCTCGACCTGCTGGTGGACGGGCTGCGGAGTGCCTTCGAGCGCGGGCCGTTGACAGGTGTGGACGGGCAGACGCGCGAGCCGACCCCAGACGCCCCCACGAGTGCGCGCGTGTGGCGGGTCAGCGTGGACCCCTTCGTGGGCAAGCTCGCATACATCCGGGTCTGGAGCGGCACCATCCGCCCCGGCGACACGTTGCGCAACACGACGCGCGGGGTGGACGTGAAACCCGCCCACCTCTACGTCGTGAGCGGCAAGGACCTCACCGAGGTACCCGAACTCTCGGCGGGCATGATCGGCGTGCTCACCAAGCTGCCCGACCTGCACACCGGGGACACCCTCGCGGACCCTGCCAACCCCATCGAGTACGACCCCCTGGTCCTCCCCGACCCCGCGCACACGGTCGCCCTCTTCCCACGGACGCGCCAGGACGAGGACCGCCTCAGCGCCGCCGTCGCCCGGCTGCTCGACGAGGACCCCACGCTGACCTTCACGCGCGAGCCCCAGACCGGCGAACTCCTGCTCTCGGGGATGGGGGACATGCACGCGAGCATCGCGGTGGAGAAGCTCACCGGGCTCGGCGTGAACGTGGACGTGCGGGCGCCGCAGATTCCGTACCGCGAGACGATCCGCGCGGCCTCCCAGGCCCAGGGCAAGCACAAGAAGCAGTCGGGCGGGCACGGCCAGTACGGGGACTGCCACATCCAGCTGGAGCCGGGCGAGGGTTTCGCCTTCCGCAGCGCGGTGGTGGGGGGTGCCATCCCCGGCAAGTACCTCCCCAGCATCGAGAAGGGCGTGGGCGACGCGATGGGCAGGGGACCTCTGGCGGGCTACCCCATGCAGGACGTGCACGTCACCGTCACCCACGGCAGCTACCACGACGTCGATTCCAGCGACCTCGCCTTTCGCACCGCCGGGTCGCTCGCCTTCCGGGGCGCGGTGGAGGGCGCCAGACCCACCCTGCTCGAACCCGTGATGCTCCTGCGGGTCCGCGCCCCCGCCGGGTTTACGGGCGACCTGATCGGCGACCTCCAGACCCGCCGCGCCCGCGTGCAGGGCATGGAGCCGGAGGGGACCGTCATCACCGTGACGGCGGTGGTGCCGCAGTCGGAGTTGCAGACCTACAGCGCGGACCTGCGCTCGCTGACCGGGGACCGGGGGGCCTTCAGCGTCAAATTCCACGGCTACCAGGACCTCCCCGACCACCTGGCGAAGAAGGTGATCGAGGCGCGCAAGGCGGCGGCGGGGTAG
- the mnmD gene encoding tRNA (5-methylaminomethyl-2-thiouridine)(34)-methyltransferase MnmD → MDGPPSPAGEIILTPDGSRTALSVRFGEGYGSRHGAAAQARHVFVEGTGTHLHPAPRVLEVGFGLGVNFRATLVEAARRGVPLDYLAFEFDPAPVDVLREVAAGGEGSDHPAWPALLGGWGRQSLLTVRTEAVSLTVQVADVLAAPLPENWATALYLDGFSPTRNPEVWTPAFLARLARSLAPGGTLATYSAAGHVRRALGAAGLPVEKRPGPPGKRECVRATRRTGP, encoded by the coding sequence ATGGACGGCCCCCCCAGCCCCGCAGGCGAGATCATCCTGACCCCCGACGGCTCGCGCACCGCCCTGAGTGTGCGCTTCGGGGAAGGCTACGGCTCGCGGCACGGGGCGGCGGCGCAGGCCCGGCACGTCTTCGTCGAGGGAACGGGGACGCACCTCCACCCGGCCCCCCGGGTGCTGGAGGTCGGCTTCGGGCTGGGGGTGAACTTCCGGGCGACGCTGGTGGAGGCGGCGCGGCGGGGCGTGCCCCTGGACTACCTCGCCTTCGAGTTCGATCCCGCCCCCGTGGACGTGCTGCGCGAGGTCGCGGCGGGGGGCGAGGGGAGCGACCACCCCGCCTGGCCCGCGCTCCTGGGCGGCTGGGGGCGTCAGTCGCTGTTGACGGTGCGGACGGAGGCCGTCTCCCTCACGGTGCAGGTCGCGGACGTGCTGGCTGCCCCCCTTCCGGAGAACTGGGCGACCGCCCTCTACCTCGACGGCTTCTCGCCCACCCGCAACCCGGAGGTGTGGACTCCGGCCTTCCTGGCGCGGCTGGCCCGGTCCCTCGCGCCCGGCGGAACGCTCGCCACCTACAGCGCCGCCGGGCATGTGCGCCGGGCGCTGGGGGCGGCGGGCCTGCCGGTCGAGAAGCGGCCCGGCCCCCCCGGCAAACGGGAGTGCGTCCGGGCCACGCGGAGGACGGGGCCGTGA
- a CDS encoding threonine aldolase family protein, whose protein sequence is MTATLPQTPRPRVIADLRSDTVTTPTPEMREAMAQAPVGDDVYGEDPTVNQLQAEVARLTGFEAGLFMPSGTMTNQVAIALHTRRGEEVICAEGSHIYEWELGMMATFSGVVPRFVPAPLGVPDPGDVRLAVRHSVHQSPTGMISLENTHNKAGGTVIPLETLAAIRAVADEESLPLHLDGARVFNAAAALGVPVSGITRHFDTVSVCLSKGLGAPVGSVLLGSAAQMRQAHRYRKMMGGGMRQSGVLAAAALVALRDGPARLAEDHRRTRVLAEALVNAGYNVDLAAVQTNIIYVRLHGAAAHAARWAEAGVLASALGPDSVRFVLHHQVNDEALEEAIRVLTA, encoded by the coding sequence ATGACCGCCACCCTTCCCCAGACCCCCCGGCCCCGCGTGATCGCCGACCTGCGCTCCGACACCGTCACCACTCCCACTCCCGAGATGCGTGAGGCGATGGCGCAGGCTCCCGTCGGCGACGACGTGTACGGCGAGGACCCGACCGTCAACCAGCTTCAGGCCGAGGTCGCCCGCCTGACCGGCTTCGAGGCGGGGCTCTTCATGCCCAGCGGCACGATGACCAATCAGGTCGCCATCGCCCTGCACACCCGCCGGGGCGAGGAGGTGATCTGCGCCGAGGGCTCGCACATCTACGAGTGGGAACTCGGCATGATGGCGACCTTCTCCGGGGTGGTGCCCCGCTTCGTGCCCGCGCCCCTGGGGGTGCCCGACCCGGGGGACGTTCGCCTCGCTGTGCGGCACTCGGTCCACCAGTCCCCGACCGGGATGATCAGCCTGGAGAACACCCACAACAAGGCGGGCGGCACCGTGATCCCGCTGGAAACCCTCGCCGCCATCCGCGCGGTCGCCGACGAGGAGAGCCTGCCCCTGCACCTCGACGGGGCGCGGGTCTTCAACGCCGCCGCCGCTCTCGGCGTGCCCGTGTCCGGGATCACCCGCCACTTCGACACGGTGAGCGTGTGCCTCTCGAAGGGGCTGGGGGCGCCCGTAGGCAGCGTCCTTCTGGGCAGCGCCGCGCAGATGCGGCAGGCCCACCGCTACCGCAAGATGATGGGGGGCGGAATGCGGCAGTCCGGGGTGCTCGCCGCCGCCGCGCTGGTCGCCCTGCGGGACGGCCCGGCCCGCCTCGCCGAGGACCACCGCCGCACCCGTGTCCTCGCCGAGGCGCTGGTGAACGCCGGGTACAACGTCGACCTCGCCGCCGTGCAGACGAACATCATCTACGTTCGGCTGCACGGCGCCGCCGCCCACGCCGCCCGGTGGGCCGAGGCGGGGGTGCTTGCCAGCGCCCTTGGCCCCGACTCGGTGCGCTTCGTGCTGCACCATCAGGTGAACGACGAGGCGCTGGAGGAGGCGATCCGGGTGCTGACGGCGTGA
- a CDS encoding PRC and DUF2382 domain-containing protein — MTQGNLIRLSDLSSDQSYGLSGEGVYNPSGNAAYGQGGDKIGTVRDALVDPGTGRIRYLILDVGGWFSSKEVVVPVGHARFADDGVYFDNLTKDQVRDMSEYRQGETYTDQSFESNERVLRGASTTGTTSTTTQMDQATYREQAFRTPDRLQLLEERLMVNKERFQAGSVEIGKRVETHQETLSVPLQREEVVIERHAVTDGRPVEGNVTLGAGNETLRVDLEAERAQVAKQAYVTEEVEIGKRTVTETQQVTETVGREVLEVNKTGDVEMNSGTTTTSTTTTDTDRNRRS, encoded by the coding sequence ATGACGCAAGGCAACCTGATCCGTCTGTCCGACCTGTCCAGTGACCAGAGCTACGGCCTCTCCGGTGAGGGCGTGTACAACCCCAGCGGAAATGCGGCCTACGGCCAGGGCGGCGACAAGATCGGCACCGTCCGCGACGCGCTGGTGGACCCCGGCACGGGCCGCATCCGCTACCTGATCCTGGACGTGGGCGGCTGGTTCTCCTCCAAGGAGGTCGTCGTGCCCGTGGGCCACGCCCGCTTCGCCGACGACGGCGTGTACTTCGACAACCTGACCAAAGATCAGGTGCGCGACATGAGCGAGTACCGCCAGGGCGAGACCTACACCGACCAGTCCTTCGAGAGTAACGAGCGCGTGCTGCGCGGTGCCAGCACCACGGGGACCACGAGCACGACCACTCAGATGGACCAGGCGACCTACCGCGAGCAGGCCTTCCGCACGCCCGACCGCCTGCAACTCCTCGAAGAGCGCCTGATGGTGAACAAGGAGCGCTTCCAGGCGGGCAGCGTGGAGATCGGCAAGCGGGTCGAGACCCACCAGGAGACGCTGAGCGTGCCCCTCCAGCGCGAGGAGGTCGTGATCGAGCGTCACGCCGTCACCGACGGCCGTCCGGTCGAGGGGAACGTTACTCTCGGGGCCGGGAACGAGACGCTGCGGGTGGACCTGGAGGCCGAGCGCGCCCAGGTGGCCAAGCAGGCGTACGTGACCGAGGAAGTCGAGATCGGCAAGCGCACCGTCACCGAGACCCAGCAGGTCACCGAGACCGTGGGCCGCGAGGTGCTGGAGGTTAACAAGACGGGCGACGTGGAGATGAACAGCGGCACCACGACGACCTCGACCACCACGACCGACACCGACCGCAACCGCAGGAGCTGA
- a CDS encoding YsnF/AvaK domain-containing protein: MDDQNREGRQADEVTQTTTYTSQTTGQTTGAQPALTQSLEVQATQAQTAQAQTTERTVTTEQVRDLRKVEGTLRLYEERAVVDVVPETLGAITIRRVLTQREEVVPITLGREHLEITVTEGSGGRVTMNGEVLEVGRTYEVPLYEERAVIDKQTYPYSDVRIAKQRETYQQVERLTLRREELEVEDPQGLVRDRLMPDPLDPGQ; encoded by the coding sequence ATGGACGATCAGAACCGGGAGGGGCGACAGGCGGACGAGGTGACACAAACCACCACGTACACGTCTCAGACCACGGGGCAGACCACCGGGGCGCAGCCCGCACTGACCCAGAGCCTGGAGGTCCAGGCCACGCAGGCTCAAACCGCACAGGCACAGACAACGGAGCGGACCGTGACCACCGAGCAGGTCCGCGACCTGCGCAAGGTCGAGGGGACGCTGCGGCTGTACGAGGAACGCGCGGTGGTCGACGTGGTGCCCGAGACGTTGGGCGCCATCACCATTCGCCGGGTGCTGACCCAGCGGGAGGAGGTCGTGCCCATCACGCTGGGGCGCGAACACCTGGAGATCACTGTGACCGAGGGCTCGGGCGGGCGCGTCACCATGAACGGCGAGGTGCTGGAGGTCGGCCGCACCTACGAGGTGCCGCTCTACGAGGAACGCGCCGTGATCGACAAGCAGACCTACCCCTACAGCGACGTGCGGATCGCCAAGCAGCGCGAGACCTACCAGCAGGTCGAGCGCCTCACCCTGCGCCGCGAGGAGCTGGAGGTCGAGGACCCGCAGGGCCTGGTGCGCGACCGCCTGATGCCGGACCCCCTCGATCCGGGACAGTAA
- a CDS encoding DinB family protein yields the protein MTQTGATLTPSLMTPEFLLADWQGHRRLTRRVIEAFPDDQLFTFTAAPPMRSFGELAWEIYGVAAYTLDGLVTDDWREPDWSARPPQEKVALLAAWDELTARLDAQLPTVPPARYGEDKALFWGTMSALVTTLYAIDNEIHHRGQGYVYLRALGIEPPPFYER from the coding sequence ATGACGCAGACCGGCGCCACCCTGACCCCCTCGCTGATGACGCCCGAGTTCCTCCTCGCCGACTGGCAGGGTCACCGCCGCCTGACCCGCCGGGTGATCGAGGCCTTCCCGGACGATCAACTCTTCACCTTCACGGCGGCCCCTCCCATGCGCTCTTTTGGCGAACTGGCCTGGGAGATCTACGGGGTGGCGGCGTACACGCTGGACGGCCTCGTCACGGACGACTGGCGCGAGCCCGACTGGTCGGCCAGGCCCCCGCAGGAGAAGGTGGCCCTGCTCGCCGCGTGGGACGAGCTGACGGCGAGGTTGGACGCCCAGCTCCCCACCGTCCCGCCCGCCCGCTACGGCGAGGACAAGGCCCTGTTCTGGGGAACGATGTCCGCCCTCGTCACGACGCTCTACGCCATCGACAACGAGATTCACCACCGGGGGCAGGGGTACGTCTACCTGCGCGCCCTCGGCATCGAGCCGCCGCCCTTCTACGAGCGCTGA
- a CDS encoding isocitrate/isopropylmalate dehydrogenase family protein — MANYRICLIEGDGIGHEVIPAARRVLEAAGLGAEYVTAEAGYEYFLDHGTSVPEATYHAVENTHATLFGAATSPSGEKPRGFSGAIRHLRQKYSLYANVRPTKTRPVPGAYENVDLVIVRENTQGLYVEQERRYGDTAIADTVITKDASERIGRFAADLAMRRRQKLTVVHKANVLPVTQGLFLNTILDHTKTVEGLNTNTMIVDNAAMQLVRNPTQFDVMVMTNMFGDILSDLAAGLVGGLGIAASGNIGDQFGIFESVHGSAPDIAGQGISNPTATILAAVLMLDHLGAHEVAQRIDNAVNTVLTEGPRTRDLGGTANTREFTDAVIARLG; from the coding sequence ATGGCGAACTACCGCATCTGCCTCATCGAGGGTGACGGCATCGGCCACGAGGTCATTCCCGCCGCCCGGCGCGTGCTGGAGGCGGCTGGCTTAGGCGCCGAGTACGTGACCGCCGAGGCCGGCTACGAATACTTCCTCGACCACGGCACCAGCGTCCCCGAGGCCACCTACCACGCCGTCGAGAACACCCACGCCACCCTCTTCGGCGCGGCGACCAGCCCCAGCGGGGAGAAACCGAGGGGCTTTTCCGGCGCGATCCGCCACCTGCGCCAGAAGTACAGCCTCTACGCCAACGTGCGCCCCACCAAGACCCGTCCGGTGCCCGGCGCCTACGAGAACGTGGACCTCGTGATCGTGCGCGAGAACACCCAGGGCCTCTACGTCGAGCAGGAGCGCCGCTACGGCGACACCGCCATCGCCGACACGGTGATTACGAAGGACGCCTCGGAGCGCATCGGGCGTTTCGCCGCCGACCTCGCCATGAGGCGGCGCCAGAAGCTGACGGTGGTCCACAAGGCCAACGTGCTGCCCGTCACGCAGGGGCTGTTCCTGAACACGATCCTCGACCACACGAAGACCGTCGAGGGCCTGAACACGAACACGATGATCGTGGACAACGCGGCGATGCAGCTTGTGCGCAACCCCACCCAGTTCGACGTGATGGTCATGACCAACATGTTCGGCGACATCCTCTCCGACCTCGCCGCCGGGCTGGTGGGCGGCCTAGGCATCGCGGCGAGCGGCAACATCGGCGACCAGTTCGGCATCTTCGAGAGCGTCCACGGCAGCGCCCCCGACATCGCCGGGCAGGGCATCAGCAACCCCACCGCCACCATCCTCGCCGCCGTCCTGATGCTCGATCACCTAGGCGCGCACGAGGTGGCGCAGCGAATCGACAACGCCGTGAACACCGTCCTCACCGAGGGCCCCCGCACCCGAGACCTCGGCGGCACGGCGAACACCAGGGAATTCACCGACGCGGTGATCGCACGGCTGGGCTGA